In Streptomyces sp. NBC_01426, one genomic interval encodes:
- a CDS encoding YceI family protein produces the protein MFGRRRGMETAGSAGSQTTATLALPHTARLLSCRVLDTVHQPIRQAKFEVTDPIGRRVVSGETDPYGGFTAAMPEGEYRLSVTAEGYAPFHGATLVGDPAQPGTAEIILDAVEPPLLPAPGHWELDPTHSSIGFTARHIGFARIHGRFSTFAGAVRIAERMEDSSMRVIIDAASIDTGLRMRDDHLRSADFLDAARHPTVEFYSERFIHRSGSRWAVAGALTLHGVSRSVTLDTQYLGHGTGLEGEPRAACRATAELQREDFTLNWQSMLAHGIAAIGSSVEVDLDIQIVHKA, from the coding sequence ATGTTCGGACGCCGACGGGGGATGGAGACGGCCGGAAGCGCCGGCTCCCAGACGACCGCCACACTCGCGCTCCCGCACACCGCGCGACTGTTGAGCTGTCGCGTTCTCGACACGGTCCACCAGCCCATCAGACAGGCGAAGTTCGAGGTCACCGATCCGATCGGCCGACGCGTCGTCAGCGGCGAGACCGATCCGTACGGCGGGTTCACCGCGGCCATGCCGGAGGGGGAGTACCGACTCTCGGTGACCGCCGAGGGCTATGCGCCGTTCCACGGCGCGACGCTGGTGGGGGATCCGGCGCAGCCCGGCACCGCGGAGATCATCCTGGACGCCGTCGAACCGCCCCTGCTGCCGGCGCCCGGCCACTGGGAACTCGACCCGACGCACTCGTCGATCGGCTTCACGGCCCGGCACATCGGCTTCGCCCGGATCCACGGCCGGTTCAGCACCTTCGCCGGCGCCGTCCGGATCGCCGAGCGCATGGAGGACTCCTCCATGCGCGTGATCATCGATGCGGCGAGCATCGACACCGGCCTGCGGATGCGCGACGACCACCTGCGCTCGGCGGACTTCCTGGACGCGGCACGCCACCCCACGGTGGAGTTCTACAGCGAGCGCTTCATCCACCGCAGCGGCAGCCGTTGGGCGGTCGCGGGCGCGTTGACCCTGCACGGGGTGAGCCGCTCCGTGACCCTGGACACCCAGTACCTGGGCCACGGCACGGGCCTGGAGGGCGAGCCGCGAGCCGCGTGCCGGGCCACCGCCGAACTTCAGCGCGAGGACTTCACCCTGAACTGGCAGTCGATGCTGGCGCACGGGATCGCGGCGATCGGTTCGAGCGTGGAAGTGGACCTGGACATCCAGATCGTGCACAAGGCGTAG
- the holA gene encoding DNA polymerase III subunit delta — MATRKNSTDDPLAPLTLAVGQEDLLLDRAVREVVTAARAADADTDVRDLSSEQLQPGTLAELTSPSLFSERKVLVVRNAQDLSADTVKEVKAYLASPYEEIILVLLHAGGVKGKGLLDAARKAGAREIACPKMTKAADRLSFVRGEFRTLGRSATPEACQNLVDAIGSDLRELASAAAQLCADVEGTIDEAVVGRYYTGRAEASSFTVADRAVEGRTAEALEALRWSLSTGVAPVLITSALAQAVRAIGKLASAPRGARPGDLARDLGMPPWKIDRVRQQMRGWSADGVSDALRAVAAADAGVKGGGDDPEYALEKAVVAVARAARPNRR; from the coding sequence ATGGCCACCAGGAAGAACTCCACCGACGATCCGCTCGCCCCGCTCACCCTCGCGGTGGGGCAGGAGGATCTGCTGCTCGACCGCGCGGTCCGGGAAGTGGTGACGGCGGCCCGTGCCGCCGACGCCGACACCGACGTGCGGGACCTCTCCTCCGAGCAGCTCCAGCCCGGCACGCTCGCCGAGCTGACCAGCCCCTCGCTGTTCTCCGAGCGTAAGGTCCTGGTCGTGCGAAACGCGCAGGACCTGTCCGCGGACACGGTGAAGGAGGTCAAGGCGTACCTCGCGTCGCCGTACGAGGAGATCATCCTCGTCCTCCTCCACGCCGGCGGCGTCAAGGGCAAGGGGTTGCTGGACGCGGCACGCAAGGCGGGTGCCCGCGAGATCGCCTGCCCGAAGATGACGAAGGCCGCGGACCGGCTGTCCTTCGTGCGGGGGGAGTTCCGGACGCTGGGGCGCTCCGCCACACCCGAGGCCTGCCAGAACCTGGTCGACGCCATCGGCAGCGACCTGCGGGAGCTGGCGAGCGCGGCCGCGCAACTGTGCGCGGACGTCGAAGGCACCATCGACGAGGCCGTGGTCGGGCGTTACTACACCGGCCGCGCCGAGGCCTCCAGCTTCACGGTCGCCGACCGGGCGGTCGAGGGGCGGACGGCCGAGGCCCTCGAAGCCCTGCGCTGGTCGCTGTCCACCGGGGTGGCACCGGTCCTGATCACCAGCGCCCTCGCCCAGGCGGTCCGGGCCATCGGCAAGCTGGCCTCGGCGCCGCGCGGTGCCCGCCCCGGAGACCTCGCCCGGGACCTGGGCATGCCGCCGTGGAAGATCGACCGGGTTCGGCAGCAGATGCGGGGCTGGTCGGCGGACGGTGTCTCGGACGCCCTGCGCGCGGTGGCCGCCGCCGACGCGGGCGTGAAGGGCGGGGGCGACGACCCCGAGTACGCGCTGGAGAAGGCGGTCGTGGCGGTGGCCCGAGCGGCCCGCCCGAACCGCCGCTAG
- a CDS encoding helix-hairpin-helix domain-containing protein, with amino-acid sequence MRRRAEAMLTAPPPDGAAGVVGPDPALGTVPGPVVGPAVGPVVDPVARVGEVATGDPVAGPAGRDAWSLAVRERMPVWLQARCAVEPRTVAAVAVVLVGAVGFAAQQYWTARSEPVTAPAVVAPAASPSPAATPARVVVDVSGKVRDPGVRRLPTGARVEDALAAAGGVRPGTDTTGLNRARVLVDGEQVMVGVPAQPPAAGGAAPGPGAGRGSSGAGAGSGSGAGPLSLAGATVEQLDGLPGVGPVLAQHIIDFRTARGGFRSVDELRQVDGIGERRFSDLRALVRP; translated from the coding sequence GTGCGACGCAGGGCCGAGGCCATGCTGACCGCTCCGCCACCTGACGGGGCGGCCGGGGTGGTGGGGCCCGATCCGGCGCTCGGAACCGTACCCGGACCGGTGGTGGGGCCGGCGGTGGGGCCGGTGGTGGATCCGGTGGCGCGCGTCGGGGAGGTGGCGACGGGTGACCCGGTGGCGGGGCCTGCGGGCCGGGACGCGTGGTCGCTCGCGGTGCGGGAGCGCATGCCGGTGTGGCTTCAGGCGCGTTGCGCGGTGGAACCGAGAACGGTGGCCGCCGTGGCGGTGGTCCTGGTCGGGGCCGTCGGGTTCGCCGCACAGCAGTACTGGACGGCGAGGTCGGAGCCGGTGACCGCGCCCGCCGTGGTGGCCCCTGCCGCGAGCCCCTCTCCGGCGGCGACCCCCGCCCGGGTGGTGGTGGACGTCAGCGGCAAGGTCCGGGATCCGGGGGTGCGGCGGCTGCCCACGGGCGCCCGGGTGGAGGACGCGCTGGCAGCCGCCGGGGGAGTGCGGCCCGGCACGGACACCACCGGGTTGAACCGGGCCCGGGTGCTGGTGGACGGCGAGCAGGTCATGGTGGGCGTTCCCGCACAGCCGCCGGCGGCAGGCGGCGCCGCTCCCGGTCCGGGTGCGGGGCGGGGGTCTTCAGGCGCGGGGGCCGGCTCCGGCTCCGGCGCGGGACCGTTGAGTCTCGCCGGCGCCACCGTCGAGCAACTGGACGGGCTGCCCGGGGTGGGGCCGGTGCTCGCGCAGCACATCATCGACTTCCGGACGGCGCGCGGCGGCTTCCGGTCCGTGGACGAACTGCGACAGGTCGACGGCATCGGCGAACGACGGTTCTCCGACCTGCGTGCGCTGGTGCGGCCGTGA
- a CDS encoding protein-tyrosine phosphatase family protein gives MTEVWNSTDVGVLRLPSGRLVRGRGLSRPLPAGQEPTYAVYLLGSPPPEVDWEADWLRWPDFRLPSDRSRARELLALAWERAATDRVELACAGGRGRTGTALACIAVLDGIPAERAVEFVRRSHHPRAVETPWQKRYVRRFQGPPSRSAQAAPGDGS, from the coding sequence ATGACCGAGGTATGGAACTCGACCGACGTGGGGGTCCTGCGCCTGCCCTCGGGGCGGCTCGTCCGGGGGCGCGGGCTCAGTCGGCCCCTTCCGGCCGGCCAGGAACCGACGTACGCCGTGTACCTGCTGGGCTCGCCACCGCCCGAGGTCGACTGGGAGGCCGACTGGCTGCGCTGGCCCGACTTTCGGCTCCCGTCCGACCGTTCCCGTGCCCGCGAGCTCCTCGCCCTGGCCTGGGAGCGCGCCGCCACGGACCGGGTCGAACTCGCCTGCGCGGGCGGCCGCGGTCGCACGGGCACCGCGCTGGCCTGCATCGCGGTCCTGGACGGCATCCCGGCAGAACGCGCGGTGGAGTTCGTCCGCCGCAGCCACCACCCCCGCGCCGTGGAGACCCCGTGGCAGAAGCGCTACGTCCGCCGCTTCCAGGGCCCGCCCTCACGATCGGCACAAGCAGCCCCCGGCGACGGGTCCTGA
- the lepA gene encoding translation elongation factor 4 — MPAIPSHVPEPSRTDPALIRNFCIIAHIDHGKSTLADRMLQLTGVVDSRQMRAQYLDRMDIERERGITIKSQAVRLPWAPNTGEDEGKTHVLNMIDTPGHVDFTYEVSRSLAACEGTVLLVDAAQGIEAQTLANLYLAMEKDLAIVPVLNKIDLPAAQPEKFAEELANLVGCQPEDVLRVSAKTGLGVDALLDKIVATVPAPVGPKDAPARAMIFDSVYDSYRGVVTYVRVVDGQLNKRERIRMMSTGATHELLEIGVSSPEMTPSDGIGVGEVGYIITGVKDVRQSKVGDTITSLHNGATEALGGYKDPRPMVFSGLYPLDGSDYPDLREALDKLQLNDAALVYEPETSAALGFGFRVGFLGLLHLDVVRERLEREFGLDLIATAPNVIYRVVMEDGKEVNVTNPSEFPEGKISDVFEPVVRATLLAPSEFIGAIMELCQQRRGTLLGMDYLSEDRVEIRYTLPLAEIVFDFFDQLKSKTRGYASLDYEPTGEQASGLVKVDILLHGDKVDAFSAVTHKDAAYAYGVRLVAKLRELIPRQAFEIPIQAAVGSRVIARETIRAIRKDVLAKCYGGDISRKRKLLEKQKEGKKRMKMVGSVEVPQEAFIAVLSSDESGKKK; from the coding sequence GTGCCCGCGATCCCCAGCCACGTGCCCGAGCCGAGCCGTACCGACCCGGCGCTGATCCGCAATTTCTGCATCATCGCGCACATCGACCACGGCAAGTCGACGCTTGCCGACCGGATGCTCCAGCTCACCGGTGTGGTGGACTCGCGGCAGATGCGCGCCCAGTACCTCGACCGCATGGACATCGAGCGTGAGCGCGGTATCACGATCAAGTCCCAGGCGGTCCGTCTGCCCTGGGCCCCGAACACGGGCGAGGACGAGGGCAAGACCCACGTCCTCAACATGATCGACACCCCGGGGCACGTCGACTTCACGTACGAGGTCTCGCGCTCCCTCGCCGCCTGCGAGGGCACGGTCCTGCTCGTGGACGCCGCGCAGGGCATCGAGGCCCAGACCCTCGCCAACCTGTACCTGGCGATGGAGAAGGACCTCGCGATCGTCCCGGTGCTGAACAAGATCGACCTGCCGGCCGCCCAGCCGGAGAAGTTCGCCGAGGAGCTCGCGAACCTGGTCGGCTGCCAGCCCGAGGACGTGCTGCGGGTCTCCGCGAAGACCGGTCTCGGCGTGGACGCGCTGCTCGACAAGATCGTCGCCACGGTTCCGGCCCCGGTCGGCCCCAAGGACGCCCCCGCCCGCGCCATGATCTTCGACTCGGTCTACGACTCGTACCGCGGTGTCGTCACCTACGTCCGTGTCGTGGACGGTCAGCTCAACAAGCGCGAGCGCATCCGGATGATGTCCACCGGCGCGACCCACGAGCTGTTGGAGATCGGCGTCTCCTCCCCGGAGATGACCCCCTCCGACGGCATCGGCGTCGGCGAGGTCGGCTACATCATCACCGGTGTGAAGGACGTCCGTCAGTCCAAGGTCGGTGACACCATCACCAGCCTGCACAACGGCGCGACCGAGGCCCTGGGCGGCTACAAGGACCCGCGGCCGATGGTCTTCTCGGGCCTGTACCCGCTCGACGGTTCGGACTACCCCGACCTGCGCGAGGCCCTGGACAAGCTCCAGCTCAACGACGCCGCGCTCGTCTACGAGCCGGAGACCTCGGCGGCGCTGGGCTTCGGCTTCCGCGTGGGCTTCCTCGGCCTGCTGCACCTGGACGTGGTCCGCGAGCGCCTGGAGCGCGAGTTCGGGCTCGACCTGATCGCCACCGCGCCCAACGTGATCTACCGCGTCGTCATGGAGGACGGCAAGGAGGTCAACGTCACCAACCCGAGCGAGTTCCCCGAGGGCAAGATCTCGGACGTGTTCGAGCCGGTCGTGCGGGCCACCCTGCTCGCGCCCTCCGAGTTCATCGGCGCGATCATGGAGCTCTGCCAGCAGCGCCGCGGCACCCTCCTCGGGATGGACTACCTCTCCGAGGACCGGGTCGAGATCCGCTACACGCTCCCTCTCGCGGAGATCGTGTTCGACTTCTTCGACCAGCTGAAGTCCAAGACGCGCGGTTACGCCTCCCTGGACTACGAGCCCACCGGCGAGCAGGCCTCCGGGCTGGTCAAGGTCGACATCCTGCTGCACGGCGACAAGGTCGACGCCTTCTCCGCCGTCACGCACAAGGACGCCGCCTACGCCTACGGCGTGCGCCTCGTCGCGAAGCTGCGCGAGCTCATCCCGCGCCAGGCCTTCGAGATCCCGATCCAGGCGGCCGTCGGCTCCCGCGTCATCGCCCGCGAGACCATCCGCGCCATCCGCAAGGACGTCCTCGCCAAGTGCTACGGCGGTGACATCTCCCGTAAGCGGAAGCTGCTGGAGAAGCAGAAGGAAGGCAAGAAGCGGATGAAGATGGTCGGCTCCGTGGAGGTCCCGCAGGAGGCCTTCATCGCCGTCCTCTCCAGCGACGAGTCCGGCAAGAAGAAGTAG
- a CDS encoding DegV family protein, translating into MSRHVAIVTDSTAYLPHPAMARHGITAVPLTVVLGDEALEEGTEISARSLALALQKRRSVTTSRPSPEEFSRAYRAAADAGAVGIVSLHLSAEFSGTYDAAVVAAKNAPVPVRVVDTGMVAMALGFCALAAAEVSEAGGSVDEAVAAAEKRAADMSAYFYVDTLDYLRRGGRIGAAQALLGSALAVKPLLTLDGGRIEMLEKVRTASKAIARLEELAVERAGAARVDVAVHHLAAPERAEKLAERLRERIPGLVELHVSEVGAVIGAHTGPGLLAAVVSPR; encoded by the coding sequence ATGTCCCGCCATGTCGCGATCGTCACCGATTCCACGGCCTACCTGCCTCATCCGGCGATGGCGCGGCACGGAATCACCGCCGTGCCCCTGACCGTGGTGCTCGGCGACGAGGCCCTCGAAGAGGGCACCGAGATCTCGGCACGCAGCCTCGCCCTGGCCCTGCAGAAACGCCGCTCGGTCACCACGTCCCGCCCCAGCCCGGAGGAGTTCTCCCGGGCCTACCGGGCGGCGGCGGACGCCGGCGCGGTCGGCATCGTCAGCCTGCACCTCTCCGCCGAGTTCTCCGGCACCTACGACGCCGCCGTGGTCGCCGCGAAGAACGCGCCGGTGCCCGTCCGCGTCGTCGACACCGGCATGGTCGCGATGGCCCTCGGATTCTGCGCGCTGGCGGCGGCGGAGGTCTCCGAGGCCGGGGGATCCGTGGACGAGGCGGTGGCCGCCGCCGAGAAGCGGGCCGCGGACATGTCGGCGTACTTCTACGTCGACACCCTCGACTACCTCCGTCGCGGCGGACGCATCGGGGCGGCGCAGGCGCTCCTCGGCTCGGCCCTCGCGGTCAAACCGCTGCTCACGCTGGACGGGGGGCGGATCGAGATGCTGGAGAAGGTACGGACGGCCTCCAAGGCCATCGCGCGTCTGGAGGAACTCGCCGTCGAGCGGGCCGGTGCGGCCCGGGTGGACGTGGCGGTGCACCATCTGGCGGCGCCGGAGCGGGCCGAGAAGCTCGCGGAACGCCTGCGTGAACGGATCCCCGGGCTGGTCGAGCTGCACGTCAGCGAGGTCGGCGCGGTGATCGGAGCGCACACCGGGCCGGGGCTGCTGGCAGCGGTCGTCTCCCCCCGCTGA
- the leuS gene encoding leucine--tRNA ligase gives MSETNTPAPEAAEGHRYTAAMAADIEARWQDVWDTEGTYEAPNPTGDLAGDPAVVARPKKFIMDMFPYPSGAGLHVGHPLGYIATDVFARHQRMTGHNVLHTLGFDAFGLPAEQYAVQTGTHPRVSTEANIENMKVQLRRLGLGHDRRRSFATIDPDYYKWTQWIFLQIYNSWYDTDAAKARPIAELVAAFEDGSREVPGGRAWAGLTAGERADVLNGFRLAYASDAPVNWCPGLGTVLANEEVTADGRSERGNFPVFKAKLSQWNMRITAYADRLLDDLDALDWPEAIKLQQRNWIGRSEGARVDFAVGEDAVTVFTTRPDTLFGATYMVLAPEHELVEKIVPAEWPEGTRQVWTGGATNPREAVDAYRKQAASKSDVERQAEAKDKTGVFTGAFAINPVSGDQVPVFIADYVLMGYGTGAIMAVPAHDTRDFAFAQAFELPMRCVVEPSDDRDADPTEWEDAFASHDGTIVNSTGEGITLDGLGVVEAKAAITDWLTERGLGEGTVNFRLRDWLFSRQRYWGEPFPIVYDEDGVAHPLPDSMLPLELPEVEDYSPRTFEPDDAASKPETPLSRNEAWVDVELDLGRGEGVKRYRRETNTMPNWAGSCWYELRYLDPNNSEALVDPAIEQYWMGPSENAPHGGVDLYVGGAEHAVLHLLYARFWSKVLFDLGHVSSVEPFHKLFNQGMIQAYAYTDARGVYVPAAEVEERDGGYFYQGQPVKREHGKMGKSLKNAVTPDEICEEYGADTLRLYEMAMGPLDVSRPWDTRAVVGQYRLLQRLWRNVIDEETGAVTVVDGEPGEDTLRALHKAIDGAGADMAALRFNTAIAKITELNNALTKAGRPLERSVAERLVLLVAPLAPHIAEELWHRLGHGDSVVHQDFPVADPAYVVDESVTCVVQVKGKVKARLEVPPTISEADLEQLALTDEGVVAALGGAEIRKVIVRAPKLVNIVI, from the coding sequence ATGAGCGAGACGAACACCCCGGCCCCCGAGGCGGCCGAGGGGCACCGTTACACGGCTGCCATGGCCGCCGACATCGAGGCACGCTGGCAGGACGTATGGGACACGGAGGGGACCTACGAGGCCCCCAACCCGACGGGTGACCTGGCCGGGGACCCCGCGGTCGTCGCGCGCCCCAAGAAGTTCATCATGGACATGTTCCCGTACCCGTCCGGCGCGGGGCTGCACGTCGGCCACCCCCTGGGGTACATCGCCACCGACGTCTTCGCCCGTCACCAGCGGATGACCGGCCACAACGTCCTGCACACCCTGGGCTTCGACGCCTTCGGCCTGCCGGCCGAGCAGTACGCCGTGCAGACCGGCACGCACCCGCGGGTGTCGACCGAGGCGAACATCGAGAACATGAAGGTCCAGCTGCGCCGGCTGGGTCTGGGACACGACCGGCGGCGCTCGTTCGCCACGATCGACCCGGACTACTACAAGTGGACCCAGTGGATCTTCCTGCAGATCTACAACTCCTGGTACGACACCGACGCCGCCAAGGCCCGGCCCATCGCCGAACTGGTCGCCGCCTTCGAGGACGGCTCCCGTGAGGTTCCGGGCGGCCGCGCGTGGGCCGGGCTGACCGCGGGCGAGCGGGCCGACGTACTGAACGGCTTCCGGCTGGCGTACGCCTCCGACGCGCCCGTGAACTGGTGCCCCGGGCTGGGCACCGTCCTGGCGAACGAGGAGGTCACGGCCGACGGCCGCTCCGAGCGCGGCAACTTCCCCGTGTTCAAGGCCAAGCTGAGCCAGTGGAACATGCGGATCACGGCGTACGCCGACCGCCTGCTGGACGACCTGGACGCGCTGGACTGGCCCGAGGCCATCAAGCTGCAGCAGCGGAACTGGATCGGCCGCAGCGAGGGCGCACGCGTCGACTTCGCCGTCGGCGAGGACGCCGTCACGGTGTTCACCACGCGCCCCGACACGCTGTTCGGCGCCACCTACATGGTGCTGGCGCCCGAGCACGAGCTGGTCGAGAAGATCGTCCCGGCCGAGTGGCCCGAGGGCACCCGCCAGGTGTGGACCGGCGGCGCGACGAACCCCCGCGAGGCCGTCGACGCGTACCGCAAGCAGGCCGCGTCCAAGTCGGACGTCGAGCGACAGGCCGAGGCCAAGGACAAGACCGGTGTCTTCACCGGCGCGTTCGCGATCAACCCGGTCAGCGGCGACCAGGTGCCGGTCTTCATCGCGGACTACGTGCTGATGGGCTACGGCACCGGCGCGATCATGGCCGTCCCGGCGCACGACACCCGCGACTTCGCGTTCGCGCAGGCCTTCGAGCTGCCGATGCGCTGCGTCGTGGAGCCCTCCGACGACCGCGACGCCGACCCGACCGAGTGGGAGGACGCGTTCGCCTCCCACGACGGCACGATCGTCAACTCGACCGGCGAGGGCATCACGCTGGACGGCCTGGGCGTCGTCGAGGCCAAGGCCGCGATCACCGACTGGCTGACCGAACGCGGCCTCGGCGAGGGCACCGTCAACTTCCGCCTGCGCGACTGGCTGTTCAGCCGCCAGCGCTACTGGGGCGAGCCCTTCCCGATCGTCTACGACGAGGACGGCGTCGCACACCCGCTGCCCGACTCGATGCTGCCCCTGGAACTGCCGGAGGTCGAGGACTACTCGCCGCGCACCTTCGAGCCGGACGACGCCGCGTCGAAGCCGGAGACCCCGCTGTCGCGCAACGAGGCGTGGGTCGACGTGGAGCTGGACCTGGGCCGGGGCGAGGGCGTCAAGCGCTACCGCCGCGAGACCAACACCATGCCGAACTGGGCCGGCTCCTGCTGGTACGAGCTGCGCTACCTGGACCCGAACAACTCCGAGGCGCTGGTCGACCCGGCCATCGAGCAGTACTGGATGGGCCCGAGCGAGAACGCCCCGCACGGCGGTGTCGACCTGTACGTGGGTGGCGCCGAGCACGCGGTGCTGCACCTGCTGTACGCGCGCTTCTGGTCGAAGGTGCTGTTCGACCTGGGCCACGTCTCCTCGGTCGAGCCGTTCCACAAGCTGTTCAACCAGGGCATGATCCAGGCCTACGCCTACACCGACGCGCGTGGTGTGTACGTTCCGGCGGCCGAGGTCGAGGAGCGCGACGGCGGCTACTTCTACCAGGGGCAGCCCGTCAAGCGCGAGCACGGCAAGATGGGCAAGTCCCTGAAGAACGCCGTCACGCCCGACGAGATCTGCGAGGAGTACGGCGCGGACACGCTGCGCCTGTACGAGATGGCGATGGGCCCCCTGGACGTCTCCCGTCCCTGGGACACCCGCGCCGTCGTCGGCCAGTACCGCCTGCTGCAGCGCCTGTGGCGCAACGTGATCGACGAGGAGACCGGCGCGGTCACCGTCGTGGACGGCGAGCCCGGCGAGGACACCCTGCGGGCCCTGCACAAGGCGATCGACGGGGCCGGCGCCGACATGGCCGCGCTGCGGTTCAACACGGCCATCGCGAAGATCACCGAGCTGAACAACGCCCTGACGAAGGCCGGCCGGCCGCTGGAGCGCTCGGTCGCCGAGCGACTGGTGCTCCTGGTCGCCCCGCTGGCGCCGCACATCGCCGAGGAGCTGTGGCACCGGCTGGGCCACGGCGACTCGGTCGTCCACCAGGACTTCCCGGTGGCGGACCCGGCGTACGTCGTGGACGAGAGCGTGACGTGCGTCGTGCAGGTCAAGGGCAAGGTCAAGGCACGCCTGGAGGTGCCGCCGACGATCTCCGAGGCGGACCTGGAGCAGCTGGCCCTGACCGACGAGGGCGTCGTCGCGGCGCTCGGCGGCGCCGAGATCCGCAAGGTGATCGTGCGGGCGCCGAAGCTGGTGAACATCGTCATCTGA
- the rpsT gene encoding 30S ribosomal protein S20: MANIKSQIKRNKTNEKARLRNKAVKSSLKTAIRKAREAVAAGDVEKATLASRDASRALDKAVSKGVIHKNAAANKKSALAIKVASLQG; the protein is encoded by the coding sequence GTGGCGAACATCAAGTCCCAGATCAAGCGGAACAAGACGAACGAGAAGGCGCGCCTGCGCAACAAGGCCGTCAAGTCCTCGCTCAAGACCGCGATCCGCAAGGCCCGCGAGGCCGTGGCCGCGGGCGACGTCGAGAAGGCCACCCTGGCTTCCCGCGACGCTTCGCGTGCGCTCGACAAGGCTGTCTCGAAGGGTGTCATCCACAAGAACGCCGCCGCCAACAAGAAGTCGGCGCTGGCGATCAAGGTTGCCTCCCTCCAGGGCTGA